A stretch of the Panicum virgatum strain AP13 chromosome 9N, P.virgatum_v5, whole genome shotgun sequence genome encodes the following:
- the LOC120692941 gene encoding transcription repressor OFP12-like, whose protein sequence is MPRGAERAMLGCFHVPRRPSLSYEEGSTSAPSTSASPPTSSASTSSPAFLDDDEALYLDDAEPEPDAGGLSTAIAARRFFLASPGRSNSIVDSAEHPPAARLARDDSASNVRALRRAATSAFPAPAAAASSSATRPPFGDDDDMRPVRKVSLSTDAPRADFLKSMVEMVEALGLDPRRRDADLARLHDLLLCYIALNERDALRDILGAFADLMCLLDAGKQDAAATATAAAGGQKRDAEVQDRTARG, encoded by the coding sequence ATGCCGAGGGGCGCGGAGCGCGCAATGCTGGGGTGCTTCCATGTCCCGCGGCGGCCGTCGCTGTCGTACGAGGAGGGGTCCACGTCGgcgccgtcgacgtcggcctcgccgccgacgtcctCGGCGTCCACGTCGTCCCCGGCCTTCCTCGACGACGACGAAGCGCTGTACCTGGACGACGCCGAGCCGGAGCCCGACGCGGGCGGGCTGTCCACGgccatcgccgcccgccgcttcTTCCTCGCGTCCCCCGGCCGGTCCAACTCCATCGTCGACTCCGCCGAGcacccgccggccgcgcgcctcgCCCGGGACGACAGCGCCTCCAACGTCCGCGCGCTGCGCCGAGCGGCCACCTCCGCGTTCcccgcgcccgctgccgcggCTTCCTCCTCGGCCACCAGGCCGCCCTTCGGAGACGACGACGACATGCGGCCGGTGCGGAAGGTCTCGCTGTCCACGGACGCGCCCCGCGCCGACTTCCTCAAGTCCATGGTGGAGATGGTGGAGGCGCTGGGGCtggacccgcgccgccgcgacgccgacCTGGCCCGCCTGCACGACCTGCTGCTCTGCTACATCGCGCTCAACGAGCGCGACGCGCTCAGGGACATCCTCGGCGCGTTCGCCGACCTCATGTGCCTCCTCGACGCCGGCAAGCAGGATGCGGCTGCAACCGcgacagccgccgccggcgggcagAAGCGCGACGCCGAGGTGCAGGATCGGACGGCGCGGGGGTAG